One Mycolicibacterium parafortuitum DNA segment encodes these proteins:
- a CDS encoding glycosyltransferase, which yields MTDIAKAVVVVPAHNENDHLPDCLRALTTAALCVPIAVTTVVVLDSCDDGSEAHAGTFGPDVHFVSVEAGNVGAARAAGFEYARTLHADVEPARTWYATTDADSAVDADWLVRMIAADADMVLGVVRIPAWRNFSPAVARRYLAGYRTQGTSHRHIHGANMGFRADAYWHVGGFRALASSEDVDLVRRFEAAALSIHRDRGLSVATSDRSEGRAPGGFAQHLRDIAHTVSGRSAEVTP from the coding sequence ATGACCGACATCGCGAAGGCTGTCGTCGTGGTGCCGGCGCACAACGAGAACGATCACCTCCCAGACTGTCTGCGGGCGCTGACGACCGCGGCGCTGTGCGTGCCGATCGCCGTCACCACGGTCGTGGTGCTGGATTCGTGCGACGACGGCAGCGAGGCGCACGCCGGCACGTTCGGGCCGGACGTGCACTTCGTCTCCGTCGAGGCCGGCAACGTCGGCGCCGCGCGGGCCGCCGGTTTCGAGTACGCGAGGACGTTGCACGCCGACGTGGAGCCGGCCCGCACCTGGTACGCGACCACGGATGCCGACAGCGCGGTCGATGCCGACTGGCTGGTGCGGATGATCGCCGCGGACGCCGACATGGTGCTCGGGGTGGTGCGCATCCCGGCGTGGCGGAACTTCTCACCCGCGGTGGCACGGCGTTATCTCGCCGGCTACCGCACACAGGGCACCAGCCACCGCCACATCCACGGCGCCAACATGGGATTCCGCGCCGACGCGTACTGGCACGTCGGCGGGTTCCGCGCGCTGGCGAGCAGTGAGGATGTCGACCTGGTGCGTCGCTTCGAAGCCGCCGCGCTGTCCATCCACCGCGACCGCGGCCTGTCGGTCGCGACGTCGGACCGCAGTGAGGGCCGCGCCCCCGGCGGCTTCGCGCAGCATCTGCGCGACATCGCCCACACCGTCAGTGGACGGTCCGCGGAAGTGACCCCGTGA
- a CDS encoding 1,4-dihydroxy-2-naphthoyl-CoA synthase — translation MSNPFDASLWEPVSGFDDLTDITYHRHVADGARRPTVRIAFDRPEVRNAFRPHTVDELYRVLDHARMSSDVGVVLLTGNGPSPKDGGWAFCSGGDQRIRGRSGYQYASGETAETVDPARAGRLHILEVQRLIRFMPKPVICLVNGWAAGGGHSLHVVCDLTLASREHARFKQTDADVGSFDGGYGSAYLARQVGQKFAREIFFLGRPYTAEEMHAMGAVNAVVDHADLENVALQWASEINGKSPQAIRMLKYAFNLQDDGLVGQQLFAGEATRLAYMTDEAVEGRDAFLEKRDPDWTPFPRYF, via the coding sequence GTGAGCAACCCGTTCGACGCCAGCCTCTGGGAGCCGGTGTCCGGCTTCGACGACCTGACCGACATCACCTACCACCGCCATGTCGCCGACGGCGCCCGCCGTCCGACCGTGCGGATCGCGTTCGACCGCCCCGAGGTGCGCAACGCGTTCCGCCCGCACACCGTCGACGAGCTGTACCGCGTGCTCGACCACGCACGGATGTCCTCGGACGTCGGCGTGGTACTGCTGACCGGCAACGGCCCGTCCCCGAAGGACGGCGGCTGGGCGTTCTGCTCCGGCGGCGACCAGCGCATCCGCGGCCGCAGCGGCTACCAGTACGCGTCCGGGGAGACCGCCGAGACCGTCGACCCGGCCCGCGCGGGCCGGCTGCACATCCTGGAGGTGCAGCGGCTGATCCGCTTCATGCCCAAGCCGGTGATCTGTCTGGTCAACGGGTGGGCCGCAGGCGGCGGGCATTCGTTGCACGTGGTGTGCGACCTGACGCTGGCCTCGCGCGAACACGCCCGCTTCAAGCAGACCGACGCCGACGTCGGCTCGTTCGACGGCGGCTACGGGTCGGCGTACCTGGCACGGCAGGTCGGGCAGAAATTCGCCCGCGAGATCTTCTTCCTGGGCCGCCCCTACACCGCCGAGGAGATGCACGCGATGGGCGCGGTCAACGCCGTCGTCGACCATGCCGACCTGGAAAACGTTGCGCTGCAGTGGGCTTCGGAGATCAACGGCAAATCCCCGCAGGCGATCCGGATGCTCAAGTACGCGTTCAACCTGCAGGACGACGGGCTGGTGGGCCAGCAGTTGTTCGCCGGGGAGGCGACGCGGCTGGCGTACATGACCGACGAGGCCGTCGAGGGCCGCGACGCGTTCCTGGAGAAGCGCGACCCCGACTGGACGCCGTTCCCCCGCTACTTCTGA
- a CDS encoding VOC family protein: MEILASRVLFRPKDYARSVAFYRDGIGLAIAREYSGGTVFYAGQSLIEIAGHGAPAGDAPPFPGALWLQVRDLAVAQDQLRQRGVEIAREARQEPWGLHEMHVTDPDGVTLIFVQVPEDHPIRRDTRG; this comes from the coding sequence ATGGAGATCCTGGCCAGCCGGGTGTTGTTCCGTCCGAAGGACTATGCGCGCTCGGTCGCGTTCTACCGCGACGGCATCGGGCTGGCCATCGCCAGGGAGTACAGCGGCGGCACGGTCTTCTACGCCGGCCAGTCGCTGATCGAGATCGCCGGCCACGGCGCGCCCGCCGGGGATGCGCCGCCGTTCCCCGGGGCGTTGTGGCTGCAGGTGCGCGACCTCGCCGTCGCGCAGGACCAGCTGCGGCAGCGCGGCGTCGAGATCGCGCGGGAGGCCCGCCAGGAACCATGGGGACTGCACGAGATGCACGTCACCGACCCCGACGGCGTCACGCTGATCTTCGTGCAGGTGCCCGAGGATCACCCGATCCGGCGCGACACCCGCGGCTAA
- a CDS encoding class I SAM-dependent methyltransferase, whose amino-acid sequence MYAQAADPWQLESRWYEQRKYAITTALLPYARYRLAFEPGCSIGVLTEALLARCDHVVGADVSVAALDRAAQRLDARGLRQRVTLLHGSLDQPWPARPFDLVVLSEVCYYLQPATLREVLDREVPRLAPNTTVVAAHWRHPVAEYPMTGDHANDIIGATEGLHQIAGYRDGDVAIDVYDNAGGRSVAARTQVPGA is encoded by the coding sequence ATGTACGCCCAGGCGGCCGATCCCTGGCAGCTGGAATCCCGGTGGTACGAGCAGCGCAAGTACGCCATCACCACCGCACTGCTGCCGTATGCGCGCTATCGGCTCGCGTTCGAACCGGGTTGCTCGATCGGGGTGCTCACCGAGGCGCTGCTGGCGCGCTGCGATCACGTGGTCGGCGCCGACGTCAGCGTCGCGGCACTGGACCGGGCCGCGCAGCGCCTCGACGCGCGCGGGCTGCGGCAGCGGGTGACACTGCTGCACGGCTCGCTCGACCAGCCCTGGCCCGCCCGGCCTTTCGACCTCGTTGTGCTCTCCGAGGTGTGCTACTACCTGCAGCCGGCGACGCTGCGCGAGGTGCTGGATCGCGAGGTGCCGCGGCTGGCCCCGAATACGACGGTGGTGGCCGCACATTGGCGTCATCCCGTCGCCGAGTATCCGATGACCGGTGACCACGCCAACGACATCATCGGCGCCACCGAGGGTCTGCATCAGATCGCCGGTTACCGCGACGGCGACGTGGCGATCGACGTCTACGACAACGCCGGTGGCAGGTCGGTGGCGGCCCGCACGCAGGTCCCCGGCGCCTGA
- a CDS encoding acyl-CoA dehydrogenase family protein yields the protein MNAGLVRQWLSSGELDLPLPGRGDTAQRWRRLAALTEIDVVAGRLAEAHTDAVAILTELTGSGPGADQWWGVWAAESGEAALSAREDGPRVLLAGTKPWCSGAGLCTHALVTARLPSGQRGLFAVDLADPGARVLPDRWSNAGMAESDTRSVQFDAVPARPVGEPGEYLSRPGFWHGAAGVAACWLGAARAVAAALYQRASSSRADAHTLAHLGAVDAALAAADATLTAVAHAFDADPDNRAGAAELHARRARAVVETAVDETLTRTARALGPAPLATDAEHARRVADLAIYVRQSHAERDLERLGALAAGQS from the coding sequence GTGAACGCAGGCCTGGTCCGGCAGTGGCTGAGCTCCGGGGAGCTCGACCTCCCGCTGCCGGGCCGTGGCGACACCGCGCAGCGCTGGCGACGGCTGGCCGCCCTGACCGAGATCGACGTGGTCGCGGGCCGTCTCGCCGAAGCACACACCGACGCGGTCGCGATCCTGACCGAGCTGACCGGCAGCGGTCCCGGCGCGGACCAGTGGTGGGGAGTGTGGGCGGCCGAGTCCGGTGAGGCGGCACTGAGCGCACGGGAGGACGGCCCACGGGTACTGCTCGCAGGCACCAAACCGTGGTGCTCGGGCGCGGGCCTGTGCACGCACGCACTGGTCACCGCGCGGTTGCCCTCGGGGCAGCGGGGGCTGTTCGCGGTCGACCTCGCAGACCCGGGTGCGCGGGTGCTCCCGGACCGCTGGAGCAACGCCGGAATGGCCGAATCCGACACCCGCTCAGTGCAATTCGATGCCGTACCGGCGCGGCCGGTCGGGGAGCCCGGTGAGTATCTGAGCAGGCCGGGGTTCTGGCACGGCGCCGCCGGGGTGGCCGCATGCTGGCTGGGCGCAGCCCGCGCCGTCGCCGCCGCGCTGTATCAGCGGGCGTCCTCGAGCCGCGCCGACGCGCACACGCTGGCCCACCTCGGCGCGGTGGATGCCGCGCTGGCCGCCGCGGACGCGACGCTGACGGCGGTGGCCCACGCATTCGACGCCGATCCGGACAATCGCGCGGGTGCCGCGGAACTGCACGCGCGCCGGGCGCGCGCGGTGGTGGAGACCGCCGTGGACGAGACGTTGACCCGCACCGCACGTGCGCTCGGTCCCGCGCCGCTGGCGACGGATGCCGAGCATGCCCGGCGGGTGGCGGATCTGGCGATCTACGTACGGCAGAGCCACGCCGAACGCGATCTCGAACGTCTCGGCGCGCTGGCGGCGGGCCAGTCGTGA
- a CDS encoding FadR/GntR family transcriptional regulator gives MPLSTARRTGLVEQVIEQLRHAVSTGEWPIGQRIPNETVLVETLGVGRNTVREAVRALAHAGILEVRQGDGTYVRATSEVSGALRRLCGTELREVLQVRRALEVEGARLAAANRTPDDIAELRTLLARSDACADGDDTEAFARADAEFHLAVVRTSGNKILTELYRGLIETVTASVATARQVPVEMVDHGVLLDRIADGDVDEAARMAGELLDRILAGIGAN, from the coding sequence GTGCCGCTGAGCACAGCACGCCGCACCGGCCTGGTCGAGCAGGTGATCGAGCAGCTCAGACACGCTGTCTCCACCGGCGAATGGCCCATAGGGCAGCGGATACCCAATGAGACGGTGCTCGTCGAAACTCTCGGTGTCGGCCGCAACACCGTCCGGGAGGCGGTCCGGGCCCTCGCCCACGCCGGGATCCTGGAGGTCCGCCAAGGCGACGGCACCTATGTGCGTGCGACGAGCGAGGTGTCCGGGGCGCTGCGCCGGCTCTGCGGCACGGAACTGCGCGAGGTGCTTCAGGTCCGTCGCGCACTCGAAGTGGAGGGTGCCCGCCTCGCGGCCGCGAACCGCACACCCGACGACATCGCGGAACTGCGGACCCTGCTGGCACGCAGCGACGCGTGCGCGGACGGCGACGACACCGAGGCGTTCGCCCGCGCGGACGCCGAGTTCCACCTCGCCGTGGTGCGGACGTCGGGCAACAAGATCCTGACCGAGCTCTACCGCGGGCTGATCGAGACCGTCACCGCCAGCGTCGCGACCGCGCGGCAGGTCCCGGTGGAGATGGTCGACCACGGCGTGCTGTTGGACCGGATCGCCGACGGCGACGTCGACGAAGCCGCCCGGATGGCCGGCGAACTGCTCGACCGGATCCTCGCCGGAATCGGCGCAAACTAG
- a CDS encoding PIG-L deacetylase family protein translates to MSNSGRLAAAPLPDGGTPETVWAAAGLDLPALDLSACPDLVVVGAHPDDETLGFGAAMTMLAGAGVRVQVVSASDGGAAFPDSTPRQRHTLEQTRRAELHAAADELGVSTPISLGLPDGEIARYERRLTDALIEVLAGRPAGTWCAATWRGDGHPDHEAVGRAAAHAADVTGAMLVEYPVWMWHWARPGDAAVPWPRAAAVPATSAAIARKTAAAAHFRSQFTPPEPGGEPVLPAYVLPRLVTVGEVIFR, encoded by the coding sequence GTGAGCAACTCCGGACGACTGGCCGCGGCGCCGCTGCCGGACGGCGGCACACCGGAAACCGTCTGGGCTGCTGCGGGACTCGATCTCCCGGCGCTGGATTTGTCGGCCTGTCCGGACCTCGTCGTGGTCGGCGCGCACCCCGACGACGAGACACTGGGTTTCGGTGCCGCGATGACGATGCTGGCCGGCGCCGGGGTGCGGGTGCAGGTGGTGTCGGCCAGTGACGGCGGTGCCGCGTTCCCGGATTCGACACCGCGGCAGCGTCACACGCTTGAGCAGACCCGCCGCGCCGAATTGCACGCCGCAGCAGACGAACTCGGGGTCTCGACCCCGATCAGCCTCGGCCTGCCGGATGGTGAGATCGCGCGGTACGAGCGGCGTCTCACCGACGCGCTCATCGAGGTCCTGGCAGGCCGGCCGGCGGGCACGTGGTGCGCGGCCACCTGGCGCGGGGACGGACATCCCGACCACGAGGCCGTCGGCAGGGCCGCCGCCCACGCCGCGGACGTCACGGGTGCGATGCTGGTGGAGTACCCGGTGTGGATGTGGCACTGGGCGCGCCCCGGGGATGCCGCCGTGCCGTGGCCGCGGGCCGCCGCGGTGCCGGCCACCTCGGCGGCCATCGCCCGAAAGACCGCCGCGGCAGCTCACTTTCGCAGCCAGTTCACCCCGCCGGAACCCGGCGGCGAACCTGTACTGCCCGCGTACGTCCTGCCCCGGCTGGTGACCGTCGGCGAGGTGATCTTCCGCTGA
- a CDS encoding nitroreductase family deazaflavin-dependent oxidoreductase, which yields MASSERIRPPWWLKYVNKVMIALNRTGLFTNGPAVLIVTGRKTGKPRPTPVTPFEVDGRRYVVGGLPGSDWVRNLQANPEAVLARGKSRQTVRMVELPVEQARPLLRQFPVLVPTGVDFMKNAGLVTGPNPDEFEALAGRCPVFRFDTV from the coding sequence ATGGCGAGTAGCGAGCGGATCCGGCCGCCGTGGTGGCTGAAGTACGTGAACAAGGTGATGATCGCGCTGAACCGGACGGGGCTGTTCACCAACGGCCCGGCGGTGCTGATCGTCACCGGACGCAAGACCGGGAAACCACGGCCGACGCCGGTCACGCCGTTCGAGGTGGACGGCCGGCGTTATGTGGTCGGCGGCCTGCCCGGTTCGGACTGGGTGCGCAATCTGCAGGCCAACCCCGAGGCGGTGCTGGCGCGCGGGAAGAGCCGCCAGACCGTGCGGATGGTCGAGCTGCCGGTCGAGCAGGCCCGGCCGCTGCTGCGGCAGTTCCCGGTGCTGGTGCCGACCGGGGTGGACTTCATGAAGAACGCCGGGCTGGTCACCGGGCCCAACCCCGACGAGTTCGAGGCGCTGGCCGGGCGCTGCCCGGTATTCCGCTTCGATACGGTCTAA
- a CDS encoding HAD family hydrolase, translating into MSDFDAVLFDFSGTLFRLEGDESWFRGMELDTEDKGEVDAHVQAELMHRLTQPTGRSVSMTPQALDAWMKRDLEPHLHREAYLHVLRESGLARHHAEALYSHAIDPACWTPYPDTPTVLDGLRGHGIRTAVVSNIAFDLRPAFTGVGTVDEFVLSFEVGAVKPDPAIFQTALDRLGVAAARTLMIGDSDEADGGARTLGCAFALVDPLPTRERRDGLIAALRGHGISL; encoded by the coding sequence ATGAGTGACTTCGACGCGGTGCTGTTCGACTTCTCCGGCACGCTGTTCCGGCTGGAAGGAGACGAGAGCTGGTTTCGGGGCATGGAACTCGACACCGAGGACAAGGGCGAGGTCGACGCGCACGTGCAGGCCGAGCTGATGCACCGGCTGACCCAGCCGACCGGGCGATCGGTGTCGATGACGCCGCAGGCACTCGACGCATGGATGAAGCGCGACCTCGAACCGCACCTGCACCGGGAGGCCTACCTGCACGTGCTGCGCGAATCCGGGCTGGCGCGCCACCACGCCGAGGCGCTGTACTCCCACGCGATCGACCCGGCCTGCTGGACCCCGTACCCCGACACCCCCACCGTGCTCGACGGCCTGCGCGGGCACGGCATCAGGACCGCGGTGGTGTCCAACATCGCGTTCGACCTGCGGCCCGCCTTCACCGGTGTGGGGACGGTCGACGAGTTCGTGCTGTCCTTCGAGGTCGGTGCGGTCAAACCGGACCCGGCGATCTTCCAGACCGCGCTCGACCGGCTGGGCGTCGCCGCGGCACGCACCCTGATGATCGGCGACAGCGACGAAGCCGACGGCGGTGCCCGCACGCTCGGCTGCGCGTTCGCGCTCGTCGACCCGTTGCCCACCCGCGAGCGGCGAGACGGCCTGATCGCGGCCCTGCGGGGGCACGGAATCTCGCTGTAG
- a CDS encoding long-chain-fatty-acid--CoA ligase, which translates to MFANLADIVRGHARHRPGAPALIVGDRVITYAELDDRSSRAAQAFSQAGVGFGDRVAFVERNGAEYFDVAFGLAKLGAVTVPVNWRLTAPEIRHVLTDAAVSMVVVGQEFVDRVHDIEDDIDAGIVVVGNHDRWPDFAEFVGQAPAVDPGVVTGPDDLVFLMYTSGTTGAPKGVMLSNTNFVCKTAGVAGPWKFDADAVSLAVMPLFHMAGFGWALAGLWQGAATVVLRDVDHAAILDAIGRHRVTNMLLVPAVIQSLLDTPGLDDMDFSGLRIVVYGASPITDDVLVRGMDRFGGVFAQVYGMTESTGSITQLDGDEHLPTLLRSCGRPYPWVQIRVVDASGADVAPGTVGEVWTRSPQNMLGYWNNPDATAATLTADGWLRTGDAGYLDAAGYLYLHDRIKDMIVSGAENVYPAEVENVLMTHPGVADVAVIGVPDARWGEAVKAIVVRARDATLTEAELIAHARHRLAGFKLPKSVDFVGALPRNPSGKLLKRALREPYWTGTDRHIG; encoded by the coding sequence TTGTTCGCCAACCTCGCCGACATCGTCCGCGGTCACGCCCGGCACCGCCCCGGCGCACCCGCGCTGATCGTCGGCGACCGCGTCATCACCTACGCCGAACTCGACGACCGGTCCAGCAGGGCGGCGCAGGCGTTCTCCCAGGCGGGTGTCGGGTTCGGCGACCGGGTCGCGTTCGTCGAACGCAACGGCGCCGAATACTTCGACGTCGCTTTCGGTCTGGCCAAGCTCGGCGCGGTGACGGTACCGGTGAACTGGCGTCTGACCGCCCCCGAGATCCGGCACGTTCTCACCGACGCCGCCGTGTCGATGGTGGTGGTCGGACAGGAGTTCGTCGACCGGGTGCACGACATCGAGGACGACATCGACGCCGGCATCGTCGTCGTCGGAAACCACGACCGCTGGCCGGATTTCGCCGAGTTCGTCGGCCAGGCGCCCGCGGTGGATCCGGGCGTGGTCACCGGCCCCGACGATCTGGTGTTCCTGATGTACACCTCGGGCACCACCGGAGCGCCCAAGGGTGTGATGCTCAGCAACACCAACTTCGTGTGCAAGACCGCCGGTGTCGCGGGGCCGTGGAAGTTCGACGCGGACGCGGTCAGCCTGGCGGTGATGCCGCTGTTCCACATGGCCGGGTTCGGGTGGGCGCTGGCCGGGCTGTGGCAGGGCGCGGCGACGGTGGTGCTGCGCGACGTCGACCACGCCGCGATCCTCGACGCGATCGGCCGCCACCGGGTCACCAACATGCTGCTGGTGCCCGCCGTCATCCAATCCCTGCTCGACACACCGGGTCTCGACGACATGGACTTCTCCGGGCTGCGGATCGTGGTGTACGGGGCCTCCCCCATCACCGACGACGTGCTGGTGCGCGGCATGGACCGATTCGGCGGTGTGTTCGCCCAGGTGTACGGCATGACCGAGTCGACGGGGTCGATCACCCAGCTCGACGGCGACGAGCACCTGCCGACACTGCTGCGCTCCTGCGGCAGGCCGTATCCGTGGGTGCAGATCCGCGTCGTCGACGCGTCCGGAGCCGACGTCGCACCGGGCACCGTCGGCGAGGTGTGGACCCGGTCGCCGCAGAACATGCTGGGCTACTGGAACAACCCGGACGCGACCGCGGCGACGCTGACCGCGGACGGCTGGCTGCGGACCGGCGACGCCGGATACCTCGACGCCGCCGGCTATCTGTATCTGCACGACCGGATCAAGGACATGATCGTCTCCGGCGCGGAGAACGTGTACCCCGCCGAGGTGGAGAACGTGCTGATGACACACCCGGGGGTCGCCGACGTCGCCGTCATCGGGGTACCGGATGCGCGCTGGGGCGAGGCGGTCAAGGCCATCGTGGTGCGGGCGCGCGACGCGACACTCACCGAGGCCGAGCTGATCGCCCACGCCCGGCACCGGCTGGCCGGGTTCAAGCTGCCGAAGTCGGTCGACTTCGTCGGCGCGCTGCCCCGCAACCCGAGCGGCAAGCTGCTCAAACGCGCGCTGCGCGAACCGTACTGGACCGGCACGGACCGCCACATCGGGTGA
- a CDS encoding CynX/NimT family MFS transporter, whose protein sequence is MRTQRQDIREPGTGGIAPVPNRGTAGVLLAVAVVLTALNLRPAVTSIATVLGDIRTEMSTSATWAGLLTTVPALCFAAAGLAAPWIASRIGLGRTISVSMVALTAGLALRVTGGPQLVIGATLIACAGIALANVLIPVVIKGSFPARIGLMTGIYTAALQGGGALGSALTPGLQDPLGGWREALAIWALVSFLALALWIPASRSHRGAWAAHTQRTAGRRSLLRNPLAWTVTLFFGTQSFMAYIAMGWLPEVFIDNGIDKVHAGLLVGLMSLVGVPLSLFIAPMAARRPSQSGWILAVGLFGIAGTIGMMVAPAAQPLLWSVLIGIGMSAFSMALAVLGLRARTAEDTAQLSGMAQGLGYLFAGTGPFLFGLLHDVSHGWTVPWIMYLGVYVVQIVAGVLAGRARYV, encoded by the coding sequence ATGCGCACTCAACGGCAGGACATCCGCGAGCCGGGGACCGGGGGCATCGCCCCGGTCCCGAACCGCGGGACCGCCGGCGTCCTGCTCGCGGTCGCGGTGGTGCTCACGGCGCTGAACCTGCGCCCCGCGGTCACCAGCATCGCGACCGTGCTCGGCGACATCCGCACCGAGATGTCGACGTCGGCAACCTGGGCCGGCCTGTTGACGACGGTGCCCGCACTCTGTTTCGCCGCAGCCGGGCTGGCGGCGCCGTGGATCGCGAGCCGCATCGGCCTGGGCCGGACGATCTCGGTGTCGATGGTGGCACTGACCGCGGGCCTGGCGCTGCGCGTCACCGGGGGGCCACAACTGGTCATCGGCGCCACCCTGATCGCGTGCGCGGGAATCGCGTTGGCCAACGTGCTGATCCCGGTCGTCATCAAGGGGTCGTTCCCGGCCCGCATCGGCCTGATGACCGGCATCTACACCGCCGCGCTGCAGGGTGGCGGTGCGCTCGGCTCGGCGCTGACCCCCGGCCTGCAGGATCCGCTGGGCGGCTGGCGTGAAGCGCTCGCGATCTGGGCGCTGGTGTCCTTCCTGGCCCTGGCGCTGTGGATCCCGGCGAGCCGCAGCCATCGTGGGGCGTGGGCGGCGCACACCCAGCGCACCGCGGGTCGCCGATCGCTGCTGCGCAACCCGCTGGCCTGGACGGTGACGCTGTTCTTCGGCACCCAGTCGTTCATGGCGTACATCGCGATGGGCTGGCTGCCCGAGGTGTTCATCGACAACGGCATCGACAAGGTGCACGCGGGCCTGCTGGTCGGGCTGATGTCGCTGGTCGGGGTTCCGCTGTCGCTGTTCATCGCACCGATGGCGGCGCGCAGGCCCAGCCAGAGCGGCTGGATCCTCGCCGTAGGACTGTTCGGGATCGCAGGCACGATCGGCATGATGGTCGCCCCCGCCGCGCAGCCGCTGCTGTGGAGTGTGCTGATCGGGATCGGGATGAGCGCGTTCTCGATGGCGTTGGCGGTGTTGGGACTTCGCGCCCGCACCGCGGAGGACACCGCGCAACTGTCCGGGATGGCGCAGGGGTTGGGATACCTGTTCGCGGGCACCGGACCGTTCCTGTTCGGGTTGCTGCACGACGTGTCCCACGGCTGGACGGTGCCGTGGATCATGTATCTGGGCGTGTACGTCGTGCAGATCGTCGCCGGTGTGCTGGCCGGACGCGCGCGCTACGTGTGA
- a CDS encoding SDR family oxidoreductase, with amino-acid sequence MTRNPLRRLADQVVLTSMRPPILPALLNRPTRETIELRGKRVLMTGASSGIGEAAAEKLARRGATVVAVARRQELLDALVTRITDTGGDARAHACDLSDLDAVDALVATVEKELGGIDILVNNAGRSIRRPLEESLERWHDVERTMTLNYYGPLRLIRGLAPGMLERGDGHIINVSTWGVKTESPPLFGVYNASKAALSSISRIIETEWSDRGVHATTLYYPLVKTPMIAPTRAYDGLPGLSADEAAGWIITAARHRPVSIAPRIAVTAHAINSVAPAAIDTIMKRQRMQPRD; translated from the coding sequence GTGACGAGGAACCCGCTGCGGCGGCTGGCCGACCAGGTGGTGCTGACCAGCATGCGGCCACCGATCCTGCCCGCACTGCTGAACCGGCCCACCCGCGAGACCATCGAGCTGCGTGGCAAGCGGGTGCTGATGACCGGCGCGTCGTCGGGCATCGGCGAGGCGGCCGCCGAGAAGCTGGCCCGCCGCGGCGCGACGGTCGTCGCGGTCGCGCGGCGCCAGGAGCTGCTCGACGCGCTGGTCACCCGGATCACCGACACCGGCGGGGACGCCCGCGCGCACGCGTGCGATCTGTCCGATCTCGACGCGGTCGACGCCCTGGTCGCGACCGTCGAGAAGGAGCTGGGCGGCATCGACATCCTGGTCAACAACGCCGGGCGCTCCATCCGCCGCCCGCTGGAGGAGTCGCTGGAGCGCTGGCACGACGTCGAGCGGACGATGACGCTGAACTACTACGGCCCGCTGCGCCTGATCCGCGGTCTGGCGCCGGGCATGCTGGAGCGCGGGGACGGCCACATCATCAACGTCTCCACCTGGGGCGTGAAGACCGAGAGTCCGCCGCTGTTCGGGGTGTACAACGCGTCCAAGGCGGCGCTGAGCTCGATCAGCCGCATCATCGAGACCGAGTGGTCCGACCGCGGCGTGCACGCGACGACGCTGTACTACCCGCTGGTGAAGACCCCGATGATCGCGCCGACCCGCGCCTACGACGGACTGCCCGGGCTGTCGGCCGACGAGGCCGCCGGATGGATCATCACCGCCGCGCGGCACCGCCCGGTCAGCATCGCGCCCCGCATCGCGGTCACCGCGCACGCGATCAACAGTGTCGCCCCGGCCGCGATCGACACCATCATGAAACGCCAACGCATGCAGCCCAGGGACTGA
- a CDS encoding DUF3349 domain-containing protein, with product MAQKAFDNVLAWLHEGYPHGVPQKDYFPLLALLRRTLTEDQVVKVAQTVLRSTDADTVTPAQIHTAIHRVTAKEPNPEEMHQVAARLASVGWPLAAPVD from the coding sequence ATGGCGCAGAAGGCTTTCGACAACGTGCTGGCCTGGCTGCACGAGGGCTATCCGCACGGCGTGCCGCAGAAGGACTACTTTCCGCTGCTGGCCCTGTTGCGGCGCACCCTGACCGAGGATCAGGTGGTCAAGGTGGCCCAGACGGTGCTGCGCTCCACCGACGCCGACACCGTCACGCCCGCGCAGATCCACACCGCGATCCACCGGGTCACGGCCAAGGAACCCAACCCGGAAGAGATGCACCAGGTCGCCGCGCGCCTCGCGTCGGTCGGCTGGCCGCTCGCCGCTCCTGTCGATTAG